A single region of the Rhizobium grahamii genome encodes:
- a CDS encoding response regulator, with amino-acid sequence MGALVDRNPEDESFADHRVLIVEDELFIALDLEDTVKAMGFNVAGLANGKDQAMRLAPLADIAFVDVNLVDGATGPEIGRRLVEDYGITVVFMTGNPEVVEGRVAGALGVVTKPAMPSAVEKTLRRAVEARRSLF; translated from the coding sequence GTGGGCGCTTTAGTAGATCGTAACCCGGAAGATGAGAGTTTTGCTGACCATCGCGTGCTGATCGTCGAAGACGAACTGTTCATCGCGCTGGATCTGGAGGATACCGTCAAGGCGATGGGCTTTAACGTTGCCGGCTTGGCCAATGGCAAGGACCAGGCCATGCGGCTGGCACCTCTTGCGGACATTGCTTTCGTCGACGTCAATCTTGTCGATGGGGCGACAGGTCCTGAAATCGGACGCAGGCTCGTCGAGGACTATGGGATCACGGTCGTCTTCATGACCGGAAATCCAGAGGTAGTCGAAGGCCGGGTAGCCGGTGCGCTCGGCGTGGTTACCAAGCCTGCAATGCCCTCGGCTGTCGAGAAAACGCTGCGCCGTGCGGTAGAGGCACGCCGCAGCCTGTTCTGA
- the copD gene encoding copper homeostasis membrane protein CopD, giving the protein MTPQFSLIVSRFLFDSAALGLWGASIYLSTCVHYDLASYIDLRLRRWRIAAVAILCCVSMAFLPLQAATMGDGWIDAVSASVLNAVLFSTNNGTAWFAQVALVLSLALSWLLQPRKRLYAQTLCAGLLLATLSITGHAAMNDANLRTLHRLNDVVHLLCGGAWLGALVPVILLLRLLGDAKWQDKSRRALMRFSTVGHLAVAAVVLSGVANTLLVLGGLPTDWSQPYQLLLCVKIIIVGTMIVLALVNRYVLVPRLASNSALELLRGLTWFEIVLGLSVVGLVAVFGTLAPTA; this is encoded by the coding sequence GTGACACCTCAATTCTCACTCATCGTTTCCCGGTTTCTTTTCGACAGCGCGGCACTCGGGCTGTGGGGAGCTTCCATCTATCTTTCGACGTGCGTTCACTACGATCTAGCATCATACATCGACCTCCGGCTTCGCCGCTGGCGTATCGCGGCCGTCGCAATCCTATGCTGCGTATCGATGGCCTTCCTGCCGCTACAGGCAGCCACAATGGGCGACGGCTGGATCGACGCCGTGTCGGCATCGGTTCTCAACGCGGTCCTGTTCAGTACAAATAACGGCACAGCCTGGTTTGCGCAGGTCGCGCTTGTTCTTTCCCTTGCCCTCTCCTGGCTGCTGCAACCGCGAAAACGGCTCTACGCGCAAACCCTCTGTGCAGGCTTGCTGCTCGCGACGCTGTCGATTACGGGGCATGCGGCGATGAACGATGCGAATCTGCGGACGCTGCATCGTCTTAACGACGTTGTTCATCTGCTCTGTGGAGGCGCATGGCTGGGCGCGCTCGTCCCCGTGATCCTGCTTCTGCGACTGCTCGGCGATGCGAAATGGCAGGACAAGTCCCGTAGAGCGCTGATGCGCTTTTCCACGGTCGGGCACCTGGCGGTCGCCGCCGTCGTGCTCTCTGGTGTCGCCAATACGCTGCTGGTGCTCGGAGGACTGCCAACGGATTGGTCGCAGCCCTACCAACTGCTGCTTTGCGTGAAGATAATCATTGTAGGCACCATGATCGTGCTGGCGCTGGTAAATCGCTACGTTCTGGTGCCCCGGTTGGCGTCGAACTCGGCTCTCGAACTGCTGAGAGGTCTGACATGGTTCGAGATCGTCCTTGGGCTTTCCGTCGTCGGCCTCGTTGCGGTGTTTGGCACCCTGGCTCCGACCGCCTGA
- a CDS encoding oligosaccharide flippase family protein has protein sequence MTIAFSTRSGGSPENLPPKAVPAEAPPPEPGATEPVVPAATGIRRLVLTAASWSMTGYITGQILRIAGNLVLTRILAPDLFGIAAVATMTSVFVALLSDIGLHPAVIQNPRGEDQRFLDTAWVIQIVRGWIGWFASILIALGIGSLATHGWVPTQSVYATPDLPYIIIGASFAFVIGGFQSTKYISSYRSLGLSMITKIDLTSQALGLVVAIILSWLTQSVWALVISNLMSSLISAILSHRWIPGTPNRFRINKKDAFEILTFGRWIMVSSFFTIFSANGDKILLGNWASSTTFGLYGLALNLVSMIDGVGARLYGSVGTPLLSKLARENPAGLRRNYFKLRLPFDLLLIGSAGFLFTCGQTIIDLLYDHRYASAGPMLQTLSFALFMARFNIMTPVYIAIGQPRYFGILNIARAALLFTLVPLAYLIFGFDGALWAIALHALPTVPLIYYFNSRHNLNSWIFEVFVLVAWPLGYMLGSTIVSDASSFLPH, from the coding sequence ATGACAATCGCGTTCTCGACACGATCTGGCGGGTCTCCGGAAAACCTGCCACCGAAAGCAGTTCCTGCTGAAGCGCCACCACCAGAACCGGGTGCGACCGAACCGGTCGTACCCGCGGCGACCGGAATTCGCAGGCTCGTCCTTACAGCCGCGAGCTGGTCGATGACGGGGTATATTACCGGCCAGATCCTTCGCATAGCCGGCAATCTTGTTCTGACGCGCATCCTCGCGCCCGACCTCTTCGGCATCGCCGCGGTTGCCACCATGACATCGGTCTTCGTCGCCCTGCTGTCTGACATCGGCCTTCACCCCGCGGTCATTCAAAACCCGCGAGGAGAAGACCAGCGCTTTCTCGACACCGCATGGGTGATCCAGATCGTGCGCGGATGGATAGGCTGGTTTGCCAGCATCCTGATTGCCCTTGGGATCGGTTCGCTTGCGACGCATGGCTGGGTACCCACCCAATCGGTGTACGCGACACCCGACCTGCCATACATCATCATCGGCGCGTCTTTCGCCTTCGTGATCGGAGGCTTTCAATCGACCAAATATATCTCGAGCTACCGCAGTCTCGGCCTATCGATGATTACCAAGATCGATCTGACCAGCCAGGCGCTCGGGCTGGTTGTTGCCATCATCCTCAGTTGGCTCACACAGTCGGTATGGGCGCTCGTCATCTCGAACCTGATGTCGTCATTGATCTCAGCCATTCTCAGCCATCGCTGGATACCCGGGACACCAAACCGTTTCCGGATCAACAAAAAGGACGCCTTCGAGATCCTGACCTTCGGGCGCTGGATCATGGTATCGTCCTTCTTCACCATCTTCTCCGCAAACGGCGACAAGATTCTGCTCGGCAACTGGGCGAGTTCCACAACGTTCGGGCTCTATGGACTGGCTCTTAATCTGGTCTCCATGATCGACGGCGTCGGGGCACGTCTCTATGGGTCCGTGGGAACCCCTCTCCTCAGTAAGCTTGCGCGCGAGAACCCGGCGGGCCTGCGGCGCAATTACTTCAAGCTTCGGCTTCCATTCGATCTTCTCCTGATCGGCAGCGCCGGCTTCCTCTTTACCTGCGGGCAAACCATCATCGATCTCTTGTACGATCACCGTTACGCTTCCGCCGGCCCGATGCTGCAGACGCTGTCGTTCGCCTTGTTCATGGCGCGCTTCAACATCATGACTCCGGTCTATATAGCGATAGGCCAGCCCCGTTATTTCGGCATACTCAATATCGCAAGGGCGGCACTGCTCTTCACCCTGGTTCCACTCGCCTACCTGATCTTTGGTTTCGACGGAGCACTCTGGGCGATCGCGCTTCACGCCCTCCCGACCGTGCCGCTTATCTATTACTTCAATTCCCGTCATAACCTGAACAGCTGGATCTTCGAGGTTTTCGTCCTTGTCGCCTGGCCACTCGGCTACATGCTTGGCTCCACGATCGTAAGCGACGCATCGAGCTTTCTGCCGCATTGA
- a CDS encoding alpha-2-macroglobulin family protein: MSVRRIFAAGLVALMAALGNAQAADTKRDIQTIKDADFFGFDLRTEQNLTLEQCKSSCIGDKSCKAFTYNPKVKWCFLKSDFKTMNAFPGAIAGKIVETAGQQEPDLGAAPRITFLSGDVLQQARDDKTNLEVADDLKDQTADSLIANGRIDLTAGNVADALKSFRSALALTPDNADLWLETARAGDSFVKSDSNNGSDIYGQAVLAAINGYDLTRTTTNRADALAVLAAALEKNGNYRGALNAYKASLALVSSKEVQAAFLQLKATQGFRITDHTVDADSAAPRVCVTFSEALVKTADYAPFVTLDGAAPKAMEAKDRQICIEGLTHGQNYKIGFRTGLPSSVDEVLEAPVSLNVYVKDRSASLRFTGDNFVLPSTARRGIPIVSVNLTSANLKLYRIGDRAIAPLLTSSQFLTQLDGYSAQRIEDESGELVWQGAIDIANDLNKDIVTSFPVDEALPERKPGVYVLTATQPNAPDQEWNSQATQWFVVSDIGVTTYAGSDGLNVFARSLASAKPLGGVELQLLAKNNEVLGTATTDQDGRAVFTAGLIRGTAALTPAVVTAKNGSSDYVFLDMTRAGFDLSDRGVTGRASPGAIDILTWTERGIYRVGETVHAAALARDSDGKAIENLPLTFIFLRPDGVEDRRIVSQTSAAGGYTIDLPVQPNAMRGTWTMNIHTDPKGSPIASKSFLVDDFVPDRTDMTLTTEAKVIGPETPATININGKYLYGAPAAGLTLEGDVVIKPTRQSEAFPGYQFGLADEEASEDSRQSIEGLPDLDEKGEGVTDLTIGDLPSTTQLLSATVYIRMQEAGGRAIERSLTIPVKNQGPMIGIKPEFSGDLAENSIANFNVISLDEEGHRQEMPGLRWKLLKLNRDYQWYRDGTAWKYEPVYTAEQVANGTVDAGTDGGKISSAVAWGRYRLEVESTQADGPTSSVEFDAGWFVQATSTETPDGLEIALDKDSYKIGETAKLKVSSRYAGELMIAAGTENLIAVKQASIGERGGEVEIPITAEWGAGTYVTATLFRPGDARDNHMPMRAIGVKWLKVDPAERALQVKVDAPEKMLPRGPLPIEFAVAGAGVGEEAYVTVAAVDVGILNLTRYEAPNPEDWYFGQRQLGLEIRDLYGRLIDGSLGQTGKLRTGGDGGAVALQGSPPTQKLVAYFAGPVKLDQDGKAHVSFDIPQFNGTARVMVVAWTKSGVGHAARDVIIRDPVVVTASLPKFLAPGDRSELRLDVANTDAPAGDYQLSLTGNDAVSVETKSQTLHLEAGAKSSLTLAVTGLQPGSGSVSINLSGADGLSLDQSVDVPVRPAVLPVTERRVIAVNPGAKLSIDKALLADSVLPGASVSVSVTRSAAFDIPALLMSLDRYPFGCAEQTTSRALPLLYLSELAEQAGLEDDADVKKRVQEAIYRVLSYQASGGSFGLWGPDSGDLWLDSYVSDFLTRAREQKYDVPERALSQALENLQNALSYDVNVKDQGDQIAYALYVLARNKKAAVSDLRYYADTMINDFPTPLAKAHIAAALALYGDATRSKNIFVDALQMSEQSMITHVNLSRTDYGSNLRDGAAILALAAESRPVPPIVPELAKAVAKEWGRNKYTSTQEQAWMLLAARAIQGGDDSLKVDVNGAAHSGAYMARMSGDALLTNSLELTNRTSDPVSAVVTTVAAPSVPLPAGGDGFAIERTYYTMDGEQVNVSEAKQNERYVAVLHVTESNAWPSRIVITDLLPAGFQIDNPNLVDSAQLSNFDWLGEITAAHTEFRSDRFVAAFNRSASDEREINVAYVVRAVSPGVYDHPAAVVEDMYRPQLSARTATSKMEVVAAQP, encoded by the coding sequence ATGTCTGTACGTCGAATCTTTGCGGCTGGTCTGGTCGCGCTCATGGCTGCGCTCGGCAATGCCCAAGCAGCCGACACCAAGCGCGATATCCAAACGATCAAGGACGCGGACTTCTTCGGCTTCGATCTTCGAACCGAGCAGAACCTGACGCTGGAGCAATGCAAATCCAGCTGCATAGGCGACAAGTCTTGTAAGGCGTTCACCTATAATCCCAAGGTGAAGTGGTGCTTCCTCAAGTCCGACTTCAAGACGATGAATGCCTTCCCGGGCGCGATCGCCGGCAAGATCGTCGAGACAGCCGGCCAGCAGGAACCCGACCTCGGCGCCGCGCCACGCATCACGTTCCTCTCCGGAGACGTCCTTCAACAGGCACGCGACGACAAGACCAATCTCGAGGTGGCCGACGATCTCAAGGACCAGACGGCAGACAGCCTGATCGCCAACGGCCGCATCGATCTCACGGCCGGAAACGTTGCTGACGCCCTGAAGTCGTTTCGCAGCGCGCTGGCGCTGACACCCGATAACGCCGACCTCTGGCTCGAAACTGCACGGGCCGGCGACAGCTTCGTGAAATCAGACTCCAACAACGGCAGCGACATCTACGGACAGGCGGTTCTCGCCGCAATCAACGGATACGACCTTACCCGCACGACCACGAACCGCGCCGATGCTCTGGCCGTTTTAGCCGCGGCGCTTGAGAAGAATGGCAATTATCGCGGGGCGCTCAATGCCTACAAGGCGAGCCTGGCGCTCGTCAGTTCCAAGGAAGTCCAGGCGGCATTCCTGCAGCTGAAGGCCACTCAGGGTTTCCGGATCACCGATCACACCGTCGACGCCGACAGTGCGGCGCCGCGGGTATGCGTTACGTTCTCGGAAGCGCTCGTCAAGACAGCCGATTATGCGCCCTTCGTGACGCTGGATGGCGCAGCACCGAAGGCGATGGAAGCCAAGGACCGGCAGATCTGCATCGAGGGCCTGACGCACGGACAGAACTACAAGATCGGCTTCCGCACAGGCCTGCCATCCTCGGTCGACGAGGTACTGGAAGCGCCTGTCAGCCTGAATGTCTACGTGAAGGACAGAAGTGCCAGCCTGCGGTTTACCGGCGACAACTTCGTTCTTCCGTCGACCGCAAGGCGCGGCATTCCGATCGTGTCGGTCAACCTTACCTCGGCCAATCTGAAGCTCTATCGCATCGGCGACCGCGCGATTGCGCCGTTGCTCACAAGCTCGCAGTTCCTGACCCAGCTCGACGGCTACAGCGCGCAGCGGATCGAGGACGAGAGCGGCGAGCTGGTCTGGCAAGGCGCGATCGACATCGCCAACGATCTCAACAAGGATATCGTCACGAGCTTTCCGGTCGACGAGGCGCTTCCGGAGCGCAAGCCCGGCGTTTATGTGCTGACCGCGACGCAGCCAAATGCGCCGGACCAGGAATGGAATTCGCAGGCCACCCAGTGGTTCGTCGTCTCCGATATCGGCGTCACGACCTACGCGGGCAGCGACGGACTGAACGTGTTTGCGCGCTCGCTCGCCTCGGCCAAGCCGCTTGGCGGCGTCGAGTTGCAGTTGCTTGCCAAGAACAATGAGGTTCTCGGAACCGCGACGACAGACCAGGATGGCCGCGCTGTGTTCACCGCGGGCCTGATCCGCGGCACGGCGGCGCTGACGCCAGCTGTCGTTACTGCCAAGAATGGGTCGTCGGACTATGTCTTCCTGGATATGACACGAGCCGGCTTCGATCTCTCCGATCGCGGGGTCACGGGCCGCGCATCGCCTGGCGCGATCGACATCCTGACCTGGACAGAACGCGGTATCTACCGGGTCGGAGAGACGGTGCATGCGGCAGCCCTTGCGCGCGATAGCGATGGGAAAGCCATCGAAAACCTGCCCTTGACCTTCATATTCCTGCGCCCTGATGGCGTCGAAGACCGTCGCATCGTCAGCCAGACGAGTGCCGCCGGCGGCTACACGATCGACCTGCCCGTCCAGCCGAACGCCATGCGCGGCACCTGGACGATGAACATCCATACGGACCCCAAGGGCAGCCCGATCGCGTCAAAGAGCTTCCTGGTCGACGATTTCGTTCCGGATCGCACTGACATGACGCTCACGACAGAGGCAAAGGTCATCGGTCCGGAAACGCCTGCCACGATCAACATCAACGGCAAGTATCTCTATGGCGCGCCGGCAGCTGGCCTCACTCTTGAGGGCGATGTGGTCATCAAGCCGACGCGGCAAAGCGAGGCGTTTCCTGGCTACCAGTTTGGCCTCGCCGATGAGGAGGCAAGCGAAGACAGTCGCCAGTCGATTGAAGGACTGCCCGACCTCGACGAAAAGGGCGAAGGCGTCACTGACCTGACAATCGGAGATCTTCCCTCGACGACGCAGCTTCTCAGCGCCACGGTCTACATTCGCATGCAGGAAGCCGGTGGCCGCGCAATCGAACGGTCCCTGACGATACCGGTGAAGAACCAGGGTCCGATGATCGGCATCAAGCCCGAGTTTTCCGGCGACCTCGCCGAGAACTCGATCGCGAATTTCAACGTCATCAGCCTCGACGAAGAAGGTCATCGACAGGAGATGCCCGGCCTTCGGTGGAAGCTTCTGAAGCTCAACCGTGACTATCAGTGGTACCGCGACGGCACCGCCTGGAAGTACGAGCCTGTCTACACGGCGGAGCAAGTCGCGAATGGCACCGTCGACGCCGGTACGGACGGCGGCAAGATATCCTCGGCGGTCGCCTGGGGACGCTATCGCCTAGAAGTCGAGAGCACGCAGGCTGATGGTCCGACCTCGAGCGTCGAGTTCGATGCGGGCTGGTTCGTCCAGGCAACCTCCACCGAGACGCCTGACGGCCTCGAAATCGCCTTGGACAAGGACAGCTACAAGATCGGCGAAACGGCCAAGCTGAAAGTCTCGTCGCGTTACGCTGGCGAACTGATGATCGCAGCCGGAACCGAAAACCTGATTGCGGTGAAGCAGGCATCAATCGGCGAAAGAGGTGGCGAGGTCGAGATCCCGATAACCGCCGAATGGGGCGCCGGCACCTACGTCACCGCGACGCTCTTTCGACCCGGCGATGCCCGCGACAATCATATGCCAATGCGGGCAATCGGCGTGAAATGGCTGAAGGTAGATCCGGCCGAGCGGGCTCTGCAGGTCAAAGTGGACGCTCCGGAAAAGATGCTGCCGCGCGGCCCGCTCCCGATCGAGTTCGCGGTTGCCGGCGCAGGCGTCGGCGAAGAAGCCTATGTCACGGTGGCAGCCGTTGACGTCGGCATCCTCAACCTGACGCGATATGAAGCGCCAAACCCGGAAGACTGGTATTTCGGCCAGCGCCAGCTCGGGCTTGAGATTCGCGATCTTTACGGACGCCTGATCGACGGATCGCTCGGTCAGACCGGAAAGCTCAGGACGGGCGGTGATGGCGGTGCGGTCGCACTTCAGGGCAGCCCGCCCACGCAAAAGCTCGTCGCCTACTTTGCCGGGCCGGTCAAGCTCGATCAGGACGGCAAGGCACATGTCTCCTTCGACATCCCGCAATTCAACGGCACGGCCCGCGTCATGGTCGTGGCCTGGACGAAATCCGGTGTCGGCCATGCGGCGCGCGACGTGATCATCCGCGATCCTGTCGTCGTCACGGCAAGCCTGCCGAAATTCCTGGCGCCGGGCGACCGCTCCGAGCTTCGGCTCGACGTCGCCAACACGGATGCGCCGGCAGGCGACTACCAACTGTCTCTGACCGGCAACGACGCCGTCTCTGTCGAAACGAAGTCTCAGACACTGCATCTGGAGGCTGGCGCCAAGTCGTCGCTGACCCTTGCCGTCACCGGACTTCAACCGGGTAGTGGCAGCGTTTCGATCAATCTGTCGGGCGCCGATGGACTTTCTCTAGATCAGAGCGTGGACGTGCCGGTACGCCCAGCCGTGTTGCCGGTAACGGAAAGACGGGTGATCGCGGTCAACCCGGGTGCCAAGCTCTCGATTGACAAGGCACTGCTAGCAGACAGCGTCCTGCCAGGCGCCTCGGTGAGCGTCAGCGTAACGCGCTCGGCGGCATTCGACATTCCCGCATTGCTGATGTCGCTCGACCGCTATCCTTTCGGATGCGCCGAGCAGACGACGAGCCGCGCGTTGCCTCTGCTCTATCTCAGCGAGCTGGCGGAACAGGCCGGTCTCGAGGATGATGCCGACGTCAAGAAGCGGGTTCAGGAAGCAATCTACCGCGTTCTATCTTACCAGGCATCCGGAGGCAGTTTCGGCCTGTGGGGACCCGATAGCGGCGATCTCTGGCTGGATTCCTACGTTTCCGACTTCCTAACCCGCGCTCGCGAGCAGAAATACGACGTTCCCGAACGGGCGCTCTCACAAGCGCTGGAAAACCTCCAGAACGCGCTGAGCTACGATGTGAACGTCAAGGATCAGGGTGATCAGATCGCCTATGCGCTCTATGTGCTGGCGCGCAACAAGAAGGCGGCCGTCAGCGATCTGCGCTACTATGCGGACACGATGATCAATGACTTCCCGACGCCGCTGGCAAAGGCGCACATCGCCGCTGCCTTGGCATTGTATGGCGATGCGACTCGCTCGAAGAACATCTTCGTCGACGCACTGCAGATGTCGGAACAGTCGATGATCACTCACGTCAACCTGTCGCGTACGGACTACGGTTCGAACCTGCGCGATGGCGCGGCCATTCTCGCCCTAGCTGCCGAGAGCCGTCCGGTCCCTCCGATCGTGCCGGAACTGGCGAAGGCGGTTGCGAAGGAATGGGGTCGCAACAAGTACACGAGCACCCAGGAGCAGGCGTGGATGCTGCTGGCGGCGCGGGCGATCCAGGGCGGCGATGACTCGTTGAAGGTCGACGTCAATGGCGCTGCCCATAGTGGGGCCTACATGGCGCGGATGTCGGGCGATGCCCTGCTCACCAATTCGCTCGAGCTGACCAACCGCACCAGCGACCCCGTCTCCGCGGTCGTGACAACCGTGGCCGCTCCCAGCGTGCCGCTACCGGCAGGTGGAGACGGCTTCGCCATCGAACGCACCTACTACACGATGGATGGGGAGCAGGTGAATGTCAGCGAAGCGAAGCAGAACGAGCGTTATGTTGCCGTTCTACATGTCACCGAAAGCAACGCTTGGCCTTCGCGCATCGTGATCACGGACCTGCTGCCGGCAGGTTTCCAGATCGACAATCCGAACCTCGTGGACAGCGCTCAGCTCTCGAACTTCGATTGGCTGGGCGAGATCACCGCGGCTCATACCGAGTTCCGCAGCGATCGCTTCGTGGCCGCGTTCAACCGGTCCGCGTCCGACGAGCGGGAGATCAACGTCGCCTACGTTGTCCGTGCGGTAAGCCCGGGTGTTTATGACCACCCGGCCGCCGTGGTCGAGGATATGTATCGTCCGCAACTGTCGGCCCGCACGGCGACCAGCAAAATGGAGGTCGTCGCGGCGCAACCATGA